One Tunturibacter gelidoferens genomic region harbors:
- a CDS encoding amidase, whose protein sequence is MTNPQSPLTSLHHALASSETDPHTIAVAAAGKANSNDSHNAFLTLTTIESLHRAERLPNLFADTQNRPPLYGVPISIKDCFDLTGTTTSCGSRYYQQLHPVAEKNSWVAQRLLDAGAIIPGKTHLHQLAYGITGENADYGDSVQPRDSTLLTGGSSSGAAASVQEGSALAAIGTDTGGSVRVPAALCGLAGYRASLGVSRGEERWSGAAHLAPSFDTLGLLFRDLRDGPALAGAIYDIPSITAPSQPRIGYVGDNFTHDCEPEVLSAFAAWKQRLTERRATLMPIDTAFWVDSLDIFASIQASEAAQLHRSHYQHFEPAIAERLAWGASITIEQLQAFHRRLEVFRSQMSSLFQQVDLLLLPCAPVSKLFAGKDQSHIRKAILRYTTPASLAGLPVVTLAGEAIGAPLGTGMQLVAAPMQDASLLAFAAAL, encoded by the coding sequence ATGACAAACCCCCAATCCCCACTCACATCCCTTCATCACGCGCTCGCGTCGTCTGAGACAGATCCCCACACGATAGCAGTCGCTGCAGCCGGCAAAGCAAACAGCAACGACTCGCACAACGCCTTCCTCACCCTTACAACAATCGAATCGCTCCATCGAGCCGAACGACTCCCGAACCTCTTTGCCGACACTCAAAATCGTCCACCGCTCTACGGCGTTCCAATCTCGATCAAAGACTGCTTCGACCTAACAGGCACCACGACAAGCTGCGGCTCCCGCTACTACCAGCAACTCCATCCCGTCGCCGAAAAAAACTCATGGGTCGCGCAACGCCTTCTCGATGCGGGCGCGATCATCCCCGGAAAAACTCATCTCCATCAGCTCGCCTATGGCATCACCGGCGAAAACGCCGACTACGGAGACTCCGTCCAGCCACGCGACTCAACTCTGCTCACCGGCGGCTCCTCCAGTGGCGCGGCTGCGAGTGTGCAGGAAGGATCTGCCCTCGCAGCCATCGGCACCGACACCGGAGGCTCGGTCCGCGTCCCTGCTGCACTCTGCGGGCTCGCCGGCTACCGCGCCTCCCTCGGTGTCAGCCGCGGCGAAGAACGCTGGTCCGGCGCAGCTCACCTTGCTCCATCCTTCGATACCCTTGGCCTGCTCTTCCGCGATCTACGCGATGGTCCCGCGCTCGCCGGCGCTATCTACGACATCCCCTCCATCACCGCACCATCTCAACCCCGCATCGGCTATGTTGGCGACAACTTCACACACGATTGCGAACCCGAGGTCCTCTCCGCATTCGCGGCATGGAAGCAGCGCCTCACCGAACGCCGCGCAACCCTGATGCCGATCGACACCGCCTTCTGGGTCGACAGTTTAGATATCTTCGCGTCCATACAAGCCAGCGAAGCAGCCCAGCTCCACCGCAGCCACTATCAACACTTCGAGCCCGCGATCGCAGAACGCCTTGCCTGGGGGGCATCTATCACCATCGAGCAACTCCAGGCTTTTCACCGTCGCCTCGAAGTCTTCCGCTCCCAGATGTCGTCGCTCTTCCAACAAGTCGATCTCCTCCTGCTCCCCTGCGCTCCCGTCAGCAAACTCTTCGCCGGCAAAGACCAGTCGCACATCCGCAAAGCGATCCTGCGTTACACCACGCCCGCCAGCCTTGCCGGCTTGCCCGTCGTCACTCTCGCTGGCGAAGCAATCGGTGCGCCCCTCGGCACCGGAATGCAGCTAGTCGCCGCTCCCATGCAGGACGCCTCGCTCTTAGCGTTCGCGGCGGCTCTCTAG